A genomic region of Methanobacterium sp. SMA-27 contains the following coding sequences:
- a CDS encoding DUF530 domain-containing protein, with amino-acid sequence MNESVLIANAERFLDGIRHNWVKAEEINDFKSFIEIYQYLKNNLEDLLELRDTMEIKGYKTPYRSLMKYGRTPKSEMKVEDIYDVNKHTQYFRMNAAAKKNILDRVKSAIASHKIAIGHLEEYANLSCNACSGKFTGHDLANFLDGNCSCGSSEIQLEINHQGVHRLEIIKYLPLSGEYMVKMSELSPMGREAFRKIVRILKHEKRGIVKTLSLVVKVFEDGRWVRKRVNIDAKDQMNYEREIRREYGSNARIEFMQFHRKKPSIINDKHVQTALSIGYVKLAEKRARDVFKLILDNNIKNKDKLQTYDEIHVNAKKMATKMVEDIGDLEHIKNELVQENLIKKGLVNKRGTYDKELEHDLKSRKNLEKNLFVEVPRVMILWDILKCYLSTSYDRRSKYSGPFPNLRPNLDSNQIRAFEDFDEDVVDILKKFMHENIEFMPNIKNLLSKKFEMENKMKGLHVKTNSNAAGAVLLNTTGKLPIEVAAHVFCVDPEVVRVERNKFETFGKPQTKKAKQFLEMIKG; translated from the coding sequence ATGAATGAATCAGTTTTAATTGCCAATGCCGAAAGATTCCTTGACGGAATAAGACACAACTGGGTTAAAGCCGAAGAAATCAATGATTTTAAAAGTTTCATTGAGATATACCAATATCTTAAAAACAATCTTGAAGATCTCTTGGAATTAAGAGACACAATGGAGATTAAAGGATATAAAACACCTTACAGATCTCTTATGAAGTACGGGCGCACACCCAAGTCAGAGATGAAGGTAGAAGATATCTATGATGTAAACAAACACACCCAGTACTTTAGAATGAATGCAGCAGCTAAAAAAAATATTTTAGACAGGGTAAAATCTGCAATTGCCTCCCATAAAATAGCCATAGGTCACCTGGAAGAATATGCAAACTTGAGTTGTAATGCATGCAGTGGTAAATTCACAGGGCATGATCTCGCAAATTTCTTAGATGGAAACTGCAGCTGTGGTTCAAGTGAAATTCAGCTTGAAATAAATCACCAGGGAGTTCACAGACTGGAAATAATTAAATATCTCCCATTATCTGGAGAATACATGGTTAAAATGTCTGAATTATCCCCAATGGGAAGAGAAGCATTTAGAAAGATAGTGAGAATTCTAAAACATGAAAAGCGGGGAATTGTAAAAACACTATCATTGGTTGTCAAGGTTTTTGAAGATGGCAGATGGGTTAGAAAAAGAGTTAACATCGATGCCAAGGATCAAATGAATTATGAACGCGAAATACGTCGAGAATATGGTTCAAATGCCCGTATAGAATTTATGCAGTTTCATCGGAAAAAACCATCCATAATAAATGATAAACATGTGCAAACTGCACTATCAATTGGATATGTCAAACTAGCAGAAAAAAGAGCAAGAGATGTTTTCAAACTTATTCTTGATAATAACATTAAAAATAAGGATAAACTTCAAACATATGATGAAATACATGTAAATGCTAAAAAAATGGCAACTAAAATGGTAGAAGACATTGGGGATTTGGAACATATAAAAAATGAATTGGTACAGGAAAACCTTATAAAAAAAGGACTTGTGAATAAGAGGGGAACCTACGATAAAGAACTTGAACATGACCTAAAATCACGGAAAAACCTCGAAAAAAACCTTTTTGTTGAAGTACCACGTGTTATGATTTTATGGGACATATTGAAATGTTATCTTTCAACAAGCTATGATCGAAGGAGTAAATATTCTGGACCATTCCCTAATTTGCGCCCAAACCTTGACAGCAACCAGATCAGGGCATTTGAAGATTTTGACGAAGATGTTGTAGATATACTAAAAAAATTCATGCACGAAAACATAGAATTTATGCCGAACATTAAAAATTTACTCTCAAAGAAATTTGAAATGGAAAATAAAATGAAAGGACTACATGTTAAGACTAATTCTAATGCTGCAGGTGCTGTTCTTCTAAATACAACAGGTAAACTTCCAATTGAAGTTGCTGCTCATGTTTTCTGTGTTGATCCAGAAGTTGTTAGGGTAGAAAGGAATAAATTTGAGACCTTTGGAAAACCCCAGACTAAGAAAGCAAAGCAATTCCTTGAAATGATAAAGGGATAA
- the metG gene encoding methionine--tRNA ligase translates to MSKVFITSALPYANGPCHLGHLRSTYIPADIYARYNRMKGRDVLFVCATDEHGTPIAVRAEQEGKQPIEVAGRYYEMIKKDLDACSISLDNFSRTTDPKHYEISQNFFLKLYEKGYIYEKIIKQPYCKECARFLPDRYVEGKCPNCGGEARGDHCETCGRHLEPTQVIEPTCLICKSTPEIRESKQYFFELSKFQDELNEWIQSNDQLPPNVKNYALQWLKEGLKDWILTRDMEWGIPVPLEDAEGKIIYVWGEAFLGYISSAAQWSEKTGKPWEDYWNDKAVHFIGKDIIYHHSIFWPALLMAYGCKLPYTIIAGEYLSLEGMKMSTSKNWVIWASDFLKTFDSDTLRYYLIANAPLTRDTDFSWEDFQRRVNDELADVLGNFLHRTFTFTTRFFDGKIPEPSDFDEYDKEFESKIKALPEIVGNYIEKFKFREGLIEITKLAKYGNKYFNDKEPWKTVKTDKKTAGNCLYLSNQLAKTMAVTLVPYMPVKTLEIFKTLNMNSDINWDNAADLIPSGHEIGEANPIFLKVEDDVIKNEKQELYKNLKDVETMKDEISIDDFAAMDLRVGKVIGAENVKKSDNLLKLMVDIGQKQIQVVAGVAKKYSPEEVLNRTVIVLVNLPPAKLFGIKSEGMLLATDNNMSLLTVEDADIGEKIK, encoded by the coding sequence TTGAGTAAGGTATTTATCACATCTGCACTTCCATATGCAAATGGTCCATGTCACTTAGGGCATCTGAGATCAACTTACATACCTGCAGATATATATGCAAGGTACAATAGGATGAAAGGAAGGGACGTACTCTTCGTATGTGCAACAGATGAGCATGGAACACCCATAGCAGTCAGAGCAGAGCAAGAAGGAAAGCAGCCTATAGAAGTTGCAGGTAGATACTATGAGATGATAAAAAAGGATCTTGATGCTTGTAGTATATCACTGGATAACTTCTCAAGAACTACAGATCCAAAACATTATGAAATATCACAGAACTTCTTTTTAAAACTCTATGAAAAGGGTTATATCTACGAAAAAATTATTAAACAACCTTACTGTAAAGAATGTGCGAGATTCCTCCCTGACAGATATGTGGAAGGTAAATGTCCAAATTGTGGTGGTGAAGCAAGGGGAGATCATTGCGAAACATGTGGAAGACATCTGGAACCAACACAGGTAATTGAACCAACATGTCTCATCTGTAAATCAACACCAGAGATCCGTGAATCCAAACAATATTTCTTTGAACTAAGTAAATTCCAGGATGAACTCAATGAATGGATCCAATCTAATGACCAGCTTCCACCAAACGTTAAAAATTATGCTCTTCAATGGTTGAAAGAAGGGCTAAAGGACTGGATACTCACAAGAGATATGGAATGGGGAATACCTGTGCCTCTTGAAGATGCTGAGGGTAAAATTATATATGTATGGGGAGAAGCATTCCTTGGATATATATCATCGGCTGCTCAATGGTCGGAAAAAACAGGTAAACCATGGGAAGATTACTGGAATGACAAAGCCGTCCATTTCATTGGTAAGGATATAATTTACCATCATAGTATATTCTGGCCGGCACTTTTAATGGCCTACGGATGTAAACTTCCATATACCATAATTGCAGGGGAATATCTGTCCCTTGAAGGTATGAAGATGTCAACAAGTAAAAACTGGGTAATATGGGCATCCGATTTTCTTAAGACATTCGATTCAGATACACTCAGATATTATTTAATTGCCAATGCACCGCTAACACGTGATACAGACTTCTCATGGGAAGACTTCCAGAGAAGGGTTAATGATGAACTGGCAGATGTGCTTGGAAACTTCCTTCACAGAACATTCACGTTTACTACACGCTTTTTTGATGGAAAAATACCAGAACCATCAGATTTTGATGAATATGATAAAGAATTTGAATCCAAGATAAAGGCCCTTCCAGAAATTGTTGGGAATTACATTGAAAAATTCAAATTCAGGGAAGGTTTAATAGAAATTACTAAACTTGCCAAATATGGAAACAAATATTTCAACGATAAAGAACCTTGGAAAACTGTCAAAACAGATAAAAAAACAGCTGGAAACTGTTTATATCTTTCAAATCAGCTTGCAAAGACCATGGCAGTTACACTTGTTCCTTACATGCCCGTTAAGACACTTGAAATATTCAAAACATTAAATATGAACAGTGATATTAACTGGGATAATGCCGCAGATCTTATCCCCTCCGGTCATGAAATAGGTGAAGCTAATCCCATCTTCTTAAAGGTCGAAGATGATGTTATTAAAAATGAAAAACAAGAACTTTACAAAAATTTAAAGGATGTTGAAACTATGAAGGATGAAATTTCTATTGATGATTTTGCAGCTATGGATCTAAGGGTTGGAAAGGTTATAGGTGCAGAAAATGTAAAAAAGTCAGATAATCTCTTAAAACTAATGGTAGATATTGGTCAAAAGCAGATACAAGTTGTTGCAGGAGTTGCCAAGAAATACTCACCAGAAGAAGTTTTGAACAGAACTGTTATTGTACTGGTCAATCTACCGCCTGCAAAACTTTTTGGAATAAAATCTGAAGGTATGCTACTTGCAACCGACAACAACATGAGTCTTTTAACTGTTGAAGATGCTGACATCGGTGAAAAAATAAAATGA
- a CDS encoding helix-turn-helix domain-containing protein — MAEEIHINEQLSSRKIMEVLESNPDLVKITCPVSIYNRISKKYMKALNELGVKVEPVHRRGRPKKYDSNDATRIQNMLDNGESPKDIAKKLNLPVKTVYYLKNSSLKRGRKIKYTPEKAKEVKRLYGKGIPAKKISENLKIPLRTVYLLIKR; from the coding sequence TTGGCCGAAGAAATACACATTAATGAACAACTATCTTCACGTAAGATCATGGAAGTCTTGGAAAGTAACCCTGATCTTGTAAAGATAACATGTCCTGTTAGTATTTACAACAGGATATCAAAGAAGTACATGAAAGCACTAAATGAACTTGGTGTTAAAGTTGAACCTGTTCATAGAAGGGGTAGACCCAAGAAATATGATTCCAACGATGCAACCAGAATCCAAAACATGCTGGATAATGGTGAAAGTCCCAAAGATATAGCAAAAAAGCTGAACCTCCCTGTTAAAACAGTATATTATCTTAAAAATTCTAGCCTAAAAAGAGGTAGAAAAATTAAATATACTCCAGAAAAGGCTAAAGAAGTAAAAAGATTATATGGTAAAGGAATTCCTGCCAAAAAAATATCAGAAAATCTTAAAATACCATTAAGAACTGTTTATTTATTAATTAAACGTTAA